The DNA sequence TCACGTGCCCGACATCCGGGGCCTGCTCGACGACCTGGAGTTCGTACCGCGAATCCGTGCACAGGACGGCCTCGCCGTCGTCCTCCACCAGAACGGCCCCCCCGGACCCGCGGAACCCGGTCAGGTAGGCGATGTTCCGGGGGTCGGTCACGAGGAGTGCGGCAGCGCCCGCCTCCGCGGTCGCGGAGGCGACCGCGCGCCGACGGTCCGCCAGCCGGTCACTCACAGCAGCACCCCGCCGCCGCTGGGCTTGTTACCCTCCGAGATCGCGGCGTAGGCCGCGGTCATGAGGGATGGGTCGGGAGCCTCCATCCGTGCCGGACGGGCCAGTCCGTCGAGGACCACCAACCGGAGGAATCCGGAGTGGTTCTTCTTGTCCCCGGACATCAGCTCGAGCAGCCGGGGGAAGGCGTCATCGTGGTATCCGGTGGGCAACCCCAGGGAGGACAGGATCGACGCGTGTCGGTCCGCCGTCGCGTCGTCCAGACGCCCCGCCAGCCGGGCAAGCTCCGCCACGAAGCACATCCCCACGCTCACGGCCGCCCCGTGCCGCCAGCGGTACTGCTCACGGCGCTCGACCGCGTGCCCGAGTGTGTGACCGTAGTTGAGGATCTCCCGGGGACCGGACTCCTTCAGGTCCCGGCCCACCACGTCGGCCTTGACCTGGACACTGCGTCGGATGAGTTCGACGATCGTCTCCCCGGTCGGGTCGAGCGCGGCCTGCGGGTCCGCCTCGATGAGGTCGAGGATCCCCGGGTCCGCGATGAAACCGCACTTGACCACCTCCGCCATGCCCGAGATCAACTCGTTGCGCGGAACCGATTCGAGGGTGGCGGTGTCGACGAAGACGGCGGCCGGTTCGTGGAAGCTCCCCACCAGGTTCTTGCCTGCATCGGTGTTGATCCCGGTCTTGCCCCCCACGGCGGCGTCCACCATGGCGAGCAGCGTGGTGGGGATGTGCACCACGCGCACCCCGCGCATCCAGGTGGCGGCGACGAATCCGGCGAGGTCCGTCGCCGCCCCGCCACCCAGGCTCACCACGGTGTCCTTGCGGCCCAGCCCGATCTTGCCGAGCACGTCCCAGCAGTACCCCGCCACGGCGAGGTCCTTGCCGGCCTCCGCGTCGGGGATCTCGACGCGGTGCGCGTTGACGCCGGCGGCGGCGAGTTGCTCCCGCAGCAACTCGGCGGTCTGCGTCAACGGCGGCTGATGGAATATCGCCAGGTTCCGCGACTCCGAGCACGCCTCGAGGATCTCCGGCAACAGTCCGCGGCCGATCACCACCGGATAGGGGGCGGCGGACCGCACATCCACCACCACGGGCTCGGTGGTGTCTCGGTCTCGGTTCATGAAGGACTCCCGCTCATCGCTCGACTGATCTCACTTCTCGCCGGACTCACGATCGGTCCGCCGCGCTGCGCGCGTGCGGGTCACCGGACTCGAGTCTGTCGACGATCTCCGTCACCACCTTGCCCGAACTCCTGCGCTCGGTGCTCACGGTCGACCACGCGACCTCCCGGTAGAGCGGCGCCCGCTCGGTCAACAACGCCTGGTACCGCGCCGTCACGTCACCGCCGGCGAGGAGTGGGCGACCGGCGCCCCGGGACCTGCGCACCCCCTCGGCCACCCCGATCGTCAGATGGATCACGCGGTGACCGCGGAGCCGGCCGCGGGTGGTCGCCGACAGCACGGCACCGCCCCCCAGCGAGAGGACCCCGCTGAAGGTCTCCAGCGCCTCCCCCACGACCCTCTCCTCGATCGCGCGGAACGCGGGTTCACCCTCCTCCGCGAAGATCTCGGGAATCGACCGCCCCTCGGCCTCCTCGATCATCTG is a window from the Dietzia sp. JS16-p6b genome containing:
- the aroB gene encoding 3-dehydroquinate synthase; the protein is MNRDRDTTEPVVVDVRSAAPYPVVIGRGLLPEILEACSESRNLAIFHQPPLTQTAELLREQLAAAGVNAHRVEIPDAEAGKDLAVAGYCWDVLGKIGLGRKDTVVSLGGGAATDLAGFVAATWMRGVRVVHIPTTLLAMVDAAVGGKTGINTDAGKNLVGSFHEPAAVFVDTATLESVPRNELISGMAEVVKCGFIADPGILDLIEADPQAALDPTGETIVELIRRSVQVKADVVGRDLKESGPREILNYGHTLGHAVERREQYRWRHGAAVSVGMCFVAELARLAGRLDDATADRHASILSSLGLPTGYHDDAFPRLLELMSGDKKNHSGFLRLVVLDGLARPARMEAPDPSLMTAAYAAISEGNKPSGGGVLL
- a CDS encoding shikimate kinase, with protein sequence MNHPARPVAVLVGPPGAGKTTIGRKLARRLDVPFRDADQMIEEAEGRSIPEIFAEEGEPAFRAIEERVVGEALETFSGVLSLGGGAVLSATTRGRLRGHRVIHLTIGVAEGVRRSRGAGRPLLAGGDVTARYQALLTERAPLYREVAWSTVSTERRSSGKVVTEIVDRLESGDPHARSAADRS